A genomic stretch from Hoplias malabaricus isolate fHopMal1 chromosome 4, fHopMal1.hap1, whole genome shotgun sequence includes:
- the pthlha gene encoding parathyroid hormone-like hormone a — translation MLCSRRLVQHWCLAVFLLCSPVPHFGGPIDAISNRMKRSVTHAQLMHDKGRTLQDFKRRMWLQDLLHEVHTAELREVQQRGGVSSGGGGTVSMGVSLGVGISMSPDIAQSKPPGGTKNLPVSLTPDDEEGTNLPQETNKSQPYKDSAIKVGGKKKKKGRAGKRREGEKRKRRTRSLSWALVDELGSGNRRECRSRTGLRGTMH, via the exons ATGTTGTGCTCAAGGCGGCTGGTGCAGCACTGGTGCTTGGCTgtctttttattgtgttctccTGTGCCACACTTTGGCGGGCCCATTGATGCCATAAGCAACAGGAT GAAACGATCAGTAACCCATGCCCAGCTAATGCATGACAAAGGTCGAACACTGCAAGACTTCAAGAGGCGTATGTGGCTACAAGATCTTCTGCACGAAGTCCACACTGCAGAGCTCCGTGAGGTGCAGCAAAGGGGTGGAGTCAGTAGTGGTGGAGGAGGGACCGTGAGTATGGGTGTTTCCCTGGGCGTTGGCATCAGCATGAGTCCAGACATTGCCCAATCAAAGCCACCTGGTGGCACTAAAAACCTTCCAGTCAGCCTCACACCGGATGATGAGGAGGGCACCAACCTGCCACAGGAAACCAACAAGTCGCAGCCTTACAAAGACAGTGCAATTAAAGTGGgtgggaagaagaagaagaaagggcGTGcagggaagaggagagaaggggAGAAGAGGAAGCGAAGAACCCGCTCGCTGAGCTGGGCGCTTGTGGATGAGCTGGGCAGTGGTAATCGCCGAGAGTGCCGTTCGCGTACAGGCCTGCGAGGAACCATGCACTAA